TGCCGACGGCCGCGCCATGCAGGAAGTTGACGGCGTTGCCGTTGGCAAGCACGTAGAAGTAGTGGCCGGTCACGTCGTAGCGAGTCAGCTGGTCCCCAGTCGGGGTGCGTCGGTAGAGGTCGTCGAGCGCGTCGAGTTCGAGTTCGTCCTCGGAGGAAGTGACCGAGGCGACGTACGCGCCGTTCTGCAGGGCGGCAAAATCGCTCTGACGCAGGGCCAGGTTGCCGGTGGCGCACAGTACGAGGCCGGCCTCGCGGATCGCTTCCGTACAGGTGGCGGTGGTGCGGAAGCCCTGGGCGTGGGCTTGCACCTGCTTGACGGGATCGTTGTCGTAGACGACGACGCGCAGGTCGTGGGCTCGCAGGGTCTGGGCGATGCTGCGGCCGACCTTTCCGAATCCGATGACGCAGGCATCGCGGCTGGTGAGGATGTCGCCTCGGGTGCGGACCAGGGCGTCCGTGGAGAAGACGATGGATCGCCCGACGAGGTGGTCCTCGCAGTCCTTCAGCGGAGAGCGCGCCACCGAGAACACGGGGCAAGGCAGTTGGCCGAGCGCCTCGTACCGCTGGTGGCCGTTTTCGGTGTCCTCGAAGATTCCCAGGATGCGGCCGGAGAATTTGTCGACCAGGGTGTGGAGGCTGGGGGCGTAGTAGCCGCCGATGTCGAGGAGGATGACGTCGCGACCGGGCGCGGTGTCTTCGAGGTACTCCAGGGCGCTGGTCGGATCGGCAAACAGTTCACGGGTGAGGGCATGGACGGCGTGTGTGCGGCGGACCTCTGCCAGGGCCTCCGCGGTCACGGACTTCGGCTTGGGGAGAACGGCGGCGACGGTGGTCGTGCGAGCCATCGCGCGTAGGAACGCCGGGCGTTCGGGGAGCAGGTGCGTAATGATCAGTGAGGTGGTCTGACCAGCGGCGGGGAAGCGTTCGGTAATTCGTCGGAAGAAGGCGTCCAGCCGGGCCCTTTCTGGGCTCTCCACAGCAACTCCTCTCTGGTCGCCATGTGGTTAGGCGGCCTTTCGATACGCGGGCTGGGTCAGGGCTTGCATCTGTGCGCGCATGCCGGTGGGCAGGTCGACCGTCGGCTGCCAGCCGAGCACGGCCTGGGCACGGCGAGGGTCAGCGCGGGTGGTCAGTACGTCTCCGTTGCGGGCGTTGTCGGCGTGGATCTGGATTTCTCGGCCGGCAAGGCGGTTGGCGATGTTGATTACGTCGAGCAAGGAGGCGTTGGCTCCGCCGCCGACGTTGACGATGCCGGTGTCGATCGGGGCACCGGCGGCCGCGATGGTGGCCGCGACGGCGTCGTCGATGTACGTGAAGTCGCGGCGCTGGTGGCCGTCTCCGTACAGCCGCAGTGGCTGCCCGCTCATGGCGGCGCGGAGGGCGCGGTGGGTGAACATGTCGGGGCGCTGGCGGGGGCCGTAGACCGTGAAGTACCGCAGGGCGATGACGCTGGTGGGGCAGTCGGTTCGGGAGGCGTGGGCGAGGCAGAGCTGTTCCTCGGCGAGCTTGGTGACGGCGTACGGGGAGGCCGGGCGGGGGTGATCACCTTCGACGCTGGGGCCGCCGTTGGTGGGGCCGTAGACGCTGGAGGAGGAGGCTACGACGAGCCGGGGGACGTGCATGCGGGTGGCGGCGTCCATGAGCCGCTGAGTGGCGAGGATGTTGGAGTTGACGTACTCGCTGAACTGCGGTCCCCACGAGGGTCGTACGCCGGGAATGCCGGCCAGGTGGAAGATAACGTCTGCGTCGATGAGGAGCGGATCGATCGCGCAGGTGAGGAGGTCCGCAGTGATGTGCATGTAGCCAGGGAGACCGTGCAGCGCGGCCATGTTGGCGGCGGCCGTTTGATCTCTTGCGGGGTCGCGGCGATCGACGCCGATGACGGTGGTTCCTGTCTGGAGCAGGGCGTGGGCGAGGTGGGATCCGATGAAGCCGGACGCGCCGGTCACCAGCGCGCGCCGAGGGCTCGATGTGGTCGCGGCAGAGGGGCTGTCTGACACGGAACTCTCCAGAGGTGGGTTGGCGGGTGGGTGGTGGTCAGCTCAGTTGGGACAGGACGGTGCGGCCGTGGGCGCTCAGGAGGACGTCGTCCTGTTCGTGGCCGCGGACGAGCGCGGTGACGGCTTCGATGGCGCCGAAGCGCTCCAGGAGCCGTTGTTCGGTGTCCGTGGGGCGACTGCCGTATCCGGTGAAGAAGGCCTCGCGCAGTTGAGGGGCCGCCTGCCAGTGGCGGAATTCGAGGCGGGCGAAGTCCCTGAGGCGGGCGTCGCGTCGCATGTGCTCGAAGTCGAAGGTCCAGAACCCGTCTCCGACGCGCCAGTTCCTGGGTTGGTAGTCGAGGTGGCAGATGGCGCTGTCCATGCAGGTGCCGGCCAGCTCGTCCGCGGTCTGCAGGAGGAGGTGCCGCTCGCTTCCTGATAGGAGCTCCGCAAGATCGGCCCTGGCAACCCAGCTTCGGAGACGGCCTGCCAGCTCGTCTCCCATGTCTTCGGTGCTACGACGGTTCGTTGCGTGATGGAGAGTGCGAAGTGCAGCTCCGGCGTGGTGGTGCGCTCGTTCCTCCTCGGCCGAACCGGGTGGCAGTGCGTCGCCGCTCCGACCGGAGACCGCGGTCAGCAGGAGGGTGTGCGTCGAGTCCTGGCGGCCGACCAACTCAGGGGCCTGGTTGCGGAGATGGCGTCTCCACCGCAGGTAGGCGTGCGTCTCTTGGCCGTATCGCGCCTGGCTTCTGTGCTGCTTTGCGAAGTAGGTGTTGCCCCGGGTGTCGATGAGCTGCAGGAGGTGGGGCGGGAGCGTCCGGTCGGCGACGACGCTGACAGCTCCGATCGTCTGACACGCGAGTTGGATGCGCGGATCGCTGTGAGCCTCGCTCATGGCGTCGCTCCGGCCGCCAATGCGGCGAGATGGGCGGTGTCGTTGTGCCGGTCGAGCATCCAGCGGCGCTGGCCGAGCCGGTTGTGGTGGTGCTGCCAGCGGGTGACGGAGGCGTGGGAGACGGTGAAGCCGGCTTCCGTCATCGGCCCGAGTCCCAGCAGGAGGGCGTGTGCGGCGAGGACCGTTTCGCCGTGGGCGGCGAACAGGAGTCGGCCCCCCTCGTGGCGGGTGATGAGGTCGTGGAGGAACGCCTCGGCTCGCTGGAGGTAGCCGTTCCAGGTGTCGGATCCTGTGGCCCACGGTTGGTCTGGGTGAGCGTGCGGTCCGCCGTTGGCTGCGGTCTTCACGTAGTGCCAGGGCTTGCCGTCGGCCTCACCGTGAACCGGTCCATCGAGGCCGGGTTCAACAAGTGGCTCCAGGCCGAGAGCGTGTCCCAGGATGTGTGCGCTCTGTTGGAGGCGCAGGCGGGGGCCGGCGTAGAGCGCGGTGAAGGGCTGGCCTCGGTGCTCGGCGGCCAGCTGGGCTGCCGCCCGCTGGACCTGGAGGTACCCGAGGTGGGTGAGCCCGGTGCAGGTTGCGGGTCCGCCGACGCGGCCGTCGACGTTGCACCGGGCCTCGCCGTGGCGGACGAAGACGAGTTCTGTGGTGATCATGAGGTGCCTTGGAATTGTGGGCGCTGATGCAGCCAGCCGTAGCGGTAGCCGTGACGCCCGGCATAGGGCGCGGTCAGCACGGCATGCAGTGCGAGGAAATCGCCGAGGCGCTCTCGGCTTGTCGCCCCCAACTGGGCGTCGTGACGGGCAGCGGCATGGTTGTAGCTGTTCAGGGCCGCTTCGATATCGGGTGGCTCAATCGGGCCGTGCGTCATGATCAGCGTCGCGATCAACTTGGCCAGGTCGTATCCGAACGGCGCGAGGGTGAGGTCGTCCGTGTCGACGCAGAAGACCGTGCCGTCCTTGGTGATCAGGAAGTTCCGCGGGTTGCTGTCCTTGTAAAAGGCGGCAGGCCCTTCGGTGGAGCGCTCCAGCAGCGTCAGCATCGCGTGCAATGCGGCTGTGTCGGGCAGAAAGCCCTGCTCCAGCCGCTTGCTCAGGGCTACTTCCCGACAGGACCGGAAACCCGCGAGAAGGCTGCCGTCCCGAAATTCGTGCGACACGTCCAGCCGTGCTTCGTGCAGGTCGCTCGTCCAGGCAGCACCGTGCGCATCGCCCAGGAGCGCGGCCAGGGACCGCAAGTCCTCCTCCTGCGCATGACGACCGTCGATGTGCTCGAAGGTCAGACTGGCCGGCCCGATCACAGTTAGCGCCGGCTGCCGTAGTGGCTTCACGTGGGTGGCGAGCCACCCGTAGTTGTGGGCGGCAGCAGTCGCCTTCGCCGGGGTCTCGTAGTGCTTGGTGAAGTAGAAGGGGGTCACGTCCGACCTCCCGCCGACCGGGCCACGACATAGGTGATAACCGAGGTGCTGCTGATCGGCTTGTCCGGGTGCCACTCATGGAGCGCGGCGGCCAGGGCGCCCGGGTTGCCGTACAGGCCTGGTGCGAGGTCGTACTTGGGATTGGTGGCGAGGTACTCGGCGGCATGGTCGAGGCCGGAGAACTCGAAGCGATGCTCCTCGTGTTCGACCGTCACCACGTCCATGGCCGACTGCGCCAGATCGGCGAGGTTGCCTCCGTGCGCGGTGGCGTAAAGGCTCTCGTGCCGGTCGGCGTGCGGGTCGAGACCGGCGGCGGTGATGAGGGCGTCCATGTCGCTGTAGCTGTCGAGCGCCTTGGTGACCAGCACGGCGAGTCCGCCTGCGGCCAGGGTGCGGGCGATTTCCGCGATTGCCCGCCCGGGGGCTGGTGAGTGGTAGAGACAGAACGCCGCAACGGCCAGCTCACACGAGTCATCGGGCAGAGGTAGGTGGTGAAAGTCCCCTTGGAGGAACGCAAGTTGGGTTCCGGGGTAACGGCCGGCGCGGCTTCGGGCGGCATTCAGCAAGGCGGGAGAGGCATCGATACCCACGAGCCGCTGCGGCTTCAGCTGCTCGGCAATGACGCAGCTGCTGGTTCCGCGGCCGCATCCGATGTCCGCTACCAGGCCGGGAAGGCGATCGGACTCGGTTCGGTGTGCCTGGGCCAGCTGGACGATCGTCTCGGGGACGGGCCGTCCTGCGATCTTGGCCCGCATCAGTGCGCTGGAGCGGCGGGCCAGTCGGGCGGTTTTGCCGTATAGCTCGCCCTGGCGGCCGGGGTCGAGAAACGGGTTGTTGATCACGAGCCGCACCCCCGCTCGGGGCGCGGAACGATCAGATGTGCTTCGCGGCGACCTGCTGGAGCCAGCGTCGCGTGTGCTGGCGGCTGGTGAGGAGCACCACTTCGGCATGGCCGGCGGCGAATTCCTCGATCTTGGCCATGACCCGCGGTCGCATCTTGCGCCGGTACGTGGCGACGTAATTGATCACGCCCCAGGTGATGCGATTGTGCACACCGTTGCCCTTGTGCCCGGCGCCGTGCCGGAGCTGCCGGGAGAAGATCCCCCACAGTGCGGCCGGTGTCGAGACGTCCATCAGCACCACGGTGTCGCACGCTTCGAGCCGGATCTGCAGCGTGGAGTTGTAGTTGCCGTCGATGACCCACGTCGGCTGCGCGACCAGGCCGCGCTGCACCTCGGCGAACTTCTCCATGGGCAGGGCGTTCCACTCGTCGTCGTAGAACGCGGCGTCCAGGTGCGTCACCGGAGCATCCAGGATCTCGGCCAGTTTGCGGCCAAGATCCGACTTGCCGCTGCCTCCGCAGCCGACGATGGCAACCTTCTTCATGGTGCTCCAGCCTAGAGGTGTTCGGGTGCCCGGGCGGCTCGGCCGCCGGAACACATACGGATGGTCGGGGCTTGCTGGCCCGTACCAGGCGGTTCGTCACGCGGCTCCCTGCCTCGGCGACGCTGCGGCGGTAGCTACGGCCAGCACGGTCTCCAGCGCGTCGACCTGGTGGCTGAGGCGGAACAGCTCCAGTCGGCCGATGCACTCCGAGATCAGTTCGGCGTGCTGGTGGCTGCCAGCGATCTTCTGGAGGGCCTCGATCCGCTGGATCACTTGGTCGCCGGACCTGACCATCAGGTCCTCGGGGAGGAACCGCTCGACGTGCCGGATGCTGTCCGGCGCCAGCGGCAGGCATCCGGCGAGGACTGCCTCGAAGATCCGCTGGGTCATCTGTCCGACCGCGGCGTACCGCTCAGGCAGGAGCAGGATCGTAGCCAGTGTGCTGCTGTAGAGCCGGGAGACGGCGTTGAACGGGATTCGGCCGAGGAAGGTGACGTGTGGCCAGCGCGCGGTGTCGGTCCATTTGCCGCCCACCTGGTGCTCGAAGCGGGCGGCGGCTGGAGCGAAGAAGCCGTCGAATGCGTCGTCGCGGTCGTACTGGTTGCCGACGTAACCGAGCGGCGTCCTCCGGTCCTCGCTGGCCAGGGCGATGGGGTCGGCGCCGTCCAGGAGCGCGTCGGCCACGGGGAAGAGCAGACGGTGGGCACCCGCAGTGGGCGTGAGAGCGGCCTCGCACACCTCGACGTTCCGGGTCCGTCGCCAGATGCTGTCCTCGCGCAGTTGCCGGTCCTTGTCCCAGATCACCGTGGGGGTACGGCGGCGAACGGTGTAGTGCTGGAGCAGCTCTGCCTGGCGGTGGAGATCACAGGTGTGTCCTTGGGTGCCGCAGGCGGTGGTGTTGCGTCCTTCGATGGACCAGCGCCATTCGAGGAACAGCACGTCGATGTCCGGGATGCCGGCGTCGAAGGTGTATGCGCCGCCGAGGTCGTCTCCGGCTTCGAGGCGATCGCGGTCGGCCTGGAGAAACACGATGTCGTGGCCGCGACCGAGGAGCGCGTCGATCAGCGGCCGCCGGTGGCTGCGGCCTCCGTCGGGGGTGTCCATGACTCCGTTTCCGAGGAAGCCCCAGAAGCTGTATCCGATCTTCATTTGGTGATCCACCGCCCTTCGAGCAGCAGAGCATCGAGCCCGGAGTTCGCGAGGCAGTCCAACGCCATTTCCGGGGTGCCACAGATGGGTTTTCCCTTGACGTTGAGCGAGGTGTTGATCAAGACGGGCACTCCCGTACGGCGGGCGAACGCCTCCAGGACCTCATGCATGAACGGGTTCTGTGCCGCGGTGACGGTCTGGAGGCGGGCGGTTCCGTTGGCGTGGACGATCGCGGGGATGCGCTCACGGGCAGCGTCGGTCACCTGGGAGGCCATGGACATGTACGGGGCGTCCTGGCCGAGGGAGAAGAACTCCCGGGCGCGGGCGGAGGTGACCATGGGGGCGAAAGGGCGGAAGGGCTCGCGGAACTTCACCGTGGCGTTCAGGCGCTTGACCACCCCGGCTTCGAGGGGCGAGGCGAGGATCGAACGGTTCCCCAGGGCGCGGGGGCCGGCCTCGACGCGGCCTTGGAACAGCCCCACGATCATCCCGTGGGCCAGCTGGTCCGCGAGAAGCTCCGCGGCATCCGCGCCGAGGAGCTTCTGCTTCAGTCCGGGCCACGGGGTGAGGTCCAGCTCCGGTTCCGGGAAGGACGGGCCGAGGTAGCAGGTACGGGCGATTCCGGACAGCGGCCGTTGGCTGCCGCTGTCGGTGTGCACGGCGACCGCGGCGCCGATCGCCGTGCCTGCGTCGCCGGGGGCCGGCGGGATGAAGACCTCGTCGAAGATGCCGGCGTCGATGATCCGTCCGATGCTGACGCAGTTGGTGGCCACGCCACCGCCCACGCACAGCCGACGTGAACCGCTCAGGAGACGGGCTCGTCGCGCGAGATGCAGCATGATCTGCTCGGTGCGCTCCTGGAGGGCGGCGGCCAGGTCCTGGTGGATCTCCTGGACCGGCTCGTCCGGATGGCGCCGCGGGCAGGTCGCGGCGACGAACCGAGGGGAGGTGCGTGGGTAGCCGGAGGTGAGCACGCGGGGTGGGAAGTACGCCGGGTCGACGACGAAGCCGGTGGCTGTGGTGCGGACTGCGCGGGTGAAGATGGGTCGGAATCGAGCGGGGTCGCCGAGCGCTGCGAGGGCCATGACAGTGCCTTCTTCGTCGCCGCGGCGCCAGCCGAGGTGCTCGGTGACCGCTCCATACACGTAGCCCAGCGAAGCCGGGTCCGTGAGCGCCTCCATCATGCGGACCCGCGGGCGGGCGCCGCGGTGAGCGTGGGCGATGGTGGTGGTCTGGCGCTCGCCGAGGCTATCGACGACGAGAACAGCCGCCTCCTCCCAGCCCGACGCGGTGAACGCGGCCAGCTGATGCGCGCGGTGGTGCAGTACGGGGGTGACGCGGGCGTCGGGGAAGCCCTGCGCGAGGAGTTGCAGGCGACGCCGGGTACGCACGGCGACCTTGGCGAATCCTGCCGCACGCGGTATGGCTCGTGCGCGGGTCGTGCCCGACAAGACCATCCGCAGGGCTGCGGGCGCCTCGGCGAGGTAGCGGATCGGCTGGAAGTTGTACGCGACGGCATCGACGTCACCGGCCGTGATGCCGGCCTCCCCCAGCAGCCACCCGATGGCCTGACGCGGGTACTCACGGGTGTGCTTCTGCTGGGACAAGCGCTCCTCCTCGACGAAGCCCACCAGCTCGCCGTCGATGAGGAGAGCGGCAGCGGAGTCGTGGGTGAAGGAGCACACGCCCAGGACAACGGACGGAACGTGGTCCACGACGGTCGTCACCTCGTCCCCACCGGTGCGGAAGCCGGCGTGCCGCCAACGCGACGAGTCAGCTGGGCGTACCAGGCAGTCAGGGCCTCACCGAGCGGCCCGTCGATGGCGTCAGCGATACGCCACGCCTGCTCGCGCTGTCCGCCCTTCCACAGGCGGTAGCTGCGCATCGTCTCGGCCACGGCATCCCAACCCGGGTGCCCCGTCTCGCCACCGACTTCAACCCGGTCGAGGAGCTTCTCGAACCCCTCCCATGGCGTGGAAAGTTCAGGCATCAGCGGGCTCGCTGCCACCCCGGTCAGCGCATCAGCTTTCTCGATGTCGCGCTCGTAGATGTGGAGGGAACCGACGTGGTGGTGGTATTCACCCATGCTGGCGTCCAGCCATCCGGCGACCAGCTCGTGGAGCGTGGTGAAGAAGAACAGGTCGTACGGCATGCCGATCCATACGTCCTGGCCGCGCATCGTGGTCGACATGTGCAGTCGTCCGCCGCGCAGGTGGAAGCGGAAGCCGAGTGTGCACGGGACGTCTTTGTGGCCGGCGGTATCCCGCGCCGGGTCGTAGAGCTGGATGGTCGCTCGCCGGGAGTCGGGGTCGTCCTTGAGGATCTCCACGACGCGGTGGAGCTGGTCGACCTCCCCGCCCCAGTTCCGCATCCTGGGCCCATACGCACCGCGGAGAACGCCATCGTCGGCGTACTGCCGCAGTCGTCCGTTGTAGCCGAAGATCCACGGGGCGTCGGAGCCGGAAAGGTGCCAGACGGTCTCGGCCACCGCGAAGGCGGGGTTCACGATACGGGCGGGCGGCGCGTAGAGGAGCCGTGCACGGGGCTGGGTCAGGCACATGGTGAGGTCGAGGACCTCTCGGGTGGCCATCCCGCGCGGGCTGACCTTCTCTCCGCTCTTGGCCAACATCACGGCACAGGTGAAGAGTTCGGCGACGCTGTCGGCGGTCAGGTTCGTCATCGGATGGTGGCTCCCTCGCCCTCGGGCATGCCGGACTCGGCGCACTCGGGGTGGTGGTCGATTGGGTCGGTGCGCGAGATGCCGGCCTCGGCCTGGCGGACGATGAGCTGCGCGATGTCGTCCGCGCTGTGCCCTCGCCAGCGACAGACCGCATCGCGCGCTTCTCGCGGTACTCGGGCGCTCCCCCTGCTCACCAGGTCGAGCGCATCCGCGACATCGGCAGCCGTACGGCAGCGGTGCGCGATGGCGTGTTCTGCAAGGCCGAGCGTGCGGTCACCGGCGCGGTCCAGTTCGAGGAGAGGTACGTCGAGGAGTACGGCTTCGATGCCGCACGTGGAGGACACGCTCACCAAAGCGTCCGCACCCGCCAGGCAGCCGCGCGCTCCGACGGACAGGTCGGCCACGGCCACTGGCGGCTCTCCGTCCCGCCGCAGCAGGCGTTCGAAGAGGTGACCCCCTTGGGCTGGGTGCGGGGCAATGACCAGCCCCCAGAGTCCCTGGGCCTCCTTCAGGCCGTCGAGGATGATGTCCGCCTGAGCTTGGAGGCGCTCAGGACCGAACGGCTGGCAGGCCCACACCGCGATCCGCTCCGGACCGCGATCCGCTCCGAACAGTTTCTGGAGATAGCGACGCTGTGCTTCCTGTCCGAGGCCAGCAAGGGCATCGAAGCGCGGCTGCCCCAGGACGTGGATCGCCGCATCAGGGTGCCGAACCCATGCCCTTGCCGGGGCGACATCTCGGTCACCCATCACAACGATGTGACGGCTGTGGAGCGCGGGCCAAGCGACCGCACCTGGGATCCACGCCCCGTGCTGGACGTTCACGGTAGTGGCACCATGCCGCTCTGCGGCATGCGCACCGAGAGCCCCGAGCGGGCTGATGTCGTTGCTCAGCAGCACGGTGTGCGGGCGTACCGCATCGAGTAGCTCGTGAAGCCACTCCTCCACTCGCACTATGGATCGCCAGGACGGCTGGGTGCACCCAGCGCCCCCTTCCAGCAGCGCGGCCGCCAGACGCTCCAGCCGGTCCAACCGAACAGTGTGAACGCCGACTTGGACCGTGCCTTCGGTTCCGTCGGGGTCTTCGGTATCCAGACGCAGCCCGGGAACCGTGCCCGAGGCGGTGAGGGCCTTGGCGGGCGCTCGGCACAGGGTGATGGACTCGCCCGCGGGAGCAGAACAGCGCTCCATCGGGTCGGTGGCGAGGTCGACCAGCACGCTGGATCGGCCTTCGTCTGCGAGCTCTTCCAGCACCGGTAGCAGCGTCTGCGCATGCCGGGTTGACCAAGACAGCGCCACGATCTCTGCCGTGGGTGCGGCGGAAGCCGTAGGCGCACGTGCAAGTCGTCTGTCGGGGTGCAGCGTTGTGAGCTTGCGCAACCGGGCGGAGCGCGCCGGATTGTGCGGCGCCGGCGCACCAAGGGCGTACGCGACACCCGACCAGGTGACGGTATACGCGCGGTACTCTCGTGAGCTGCTGTCCCGCAGCCCGAGCAGTCCTTCGTACGGAGCAACGGTCACGAGCCCGGGGGTCTCAGCGAACTCGGGCCACGCGCTCAGCGCCAGAAGCTTGCGCACCAGCTGGGTGACCAGACGCCGTACGGGAACGTGCTGTACGTACAACCACGAGGCGCCGCCCGGAGTCTCGGCTCGTCGAGAGCTGTACGCCTCCAAGGCGGACATGATGTCCGCGACGTGCCGATCCGCCGCCGTTCTGTCGATAGGCAAAGCCTCAAGGTCCTGTGTGGTGATGCGGGCAGCTGTCGTGCACCGCAGGGACGCTTCCCCGACGAGCGCCCACACGGTCTGCTCCCCCACGAATGTGCGGACGAGGCCGAGGGCACTCCTGAGGCCGGACGCCGTCATCGGGATCGCGCTCCTTCGTCGCTGTTGAGGATGTGCCAGCTCCAGGCGAGGCTTACTCCGTGCGCGGCGTCGGAGGCGCCCATCTTGTCCAGCAACCGGCGGATGTGCTTCTTGGCGGTGTGGTGCGACATGAGTTGCGCATTCGCGACTTCTCTTGCACCCGCGCCCTGGGCGAGCAGCCTGAGCGTGGTCGTCTCCTCGTCAGAGATCTCCGGCCGCGCTGCCTCCACGCCCTTCGGCCGGGCTACGTGGCCTGCTCGGCACGCCATGTCGGCGAGGGCGGGGCGGCGGCTCCTGCCCAGCTTGGTTCGGATACTGCGGAGGTTGGTCTTGACGGTGTCCTCGGCCAAGCCGATGCGGGCCGCGATCTCGCTGTTCCCCAAGCCATCAGCGACGAGGCCCAGGATCTCGGATTCCCTTGGTGTCAAACGGACCAGCGGCACAGGCGGTGAGTGTGCGGGCATGACGGAAAGCTCCAGGATGTGATCGGGCGCGTGGAGTGGTGAGCGCTGGCTGCGGTCAGACGGCCGACGGCGTCGATGGCCAGCGCAGGAAGGCAAGGACCCGTTTGCCGGTGCCGTCCGGTTTGAGGCGTGAGGTCCAGGCGTCCGCCTCGGCGGCCACAAGGCACAGGCCCCGGCCATCGAGTGCGCCGGTCGGCCCCTCACGTGGCACCGGGAGCTGGCGGGAGTTGTCCTCCAGCTCGATCCCCACAACGGCGTTCTGGTAGGAGATCTTCAGTGTGATCTCCTCCGACAGGCCTTCAGGCTTGGTTCTTCCGTGGCAACGTGCGTTCGTGACGAGTTCGCTGACGATGAGCAGTACGCGATCGGCGAGAACGTCCAGGCTCCACTCGGCGAGCTTCGTCCGGGTGAATACCCGGGCCCGGCGGGGAGCCAGGTCGTCGGAGGACAGTGAGATGCTCGATTGCAGCTCGGCGTGCTCGATGACGGCTTCCAGGGCCAGGGCGGTGGTCTTCATGCCGGCCCCCTCACGCCATCCGCCGGACCCCATCAAGGACTCGGCTGCGGCCGCCGTGCCTGCCGGAGATCGGCCGGTCATTGAGCCGTCTCCCTCAGCACCAGCATCGCAGCAGCAGCTCGCTTCGCGACGGCGCGGGCCTGGGCGGAGGGGTGCTGCTCACGCTTGGCAGTGCTATGCGGATCCACGCCAGCACGGTGCCGAGCCTCAGCAACCGCCGCTTCCCCACGGAGAATGTTGAACGCGATCTGGTGGTTCGCCGTCATGGACATACCTCCCAAGGTCCTTGCCACGCCGAGGTCAGTTCGTCTCGGCAACGGCTGGCGGATCACGCTGCCACCAGGCGTGAGAGATCGCATATCGCCCGAGTGATAAGGGAATTGGGCTGCAATATGGCAATTGCAATGCCAGCATGAGCACCATGCGTCCGTATCGGTCGGCCGAGGTCGGGAGGGGCAGTGAGCGGTGAGCGACGTTGCCTGAAGTGCGGGTGTCGCCTCAGCCGCTACAACGCTGACGAACGGGAACTGTGTGGGGCGTGCGCACGAGCCGCGCCAACCTCAACCGCGCCCGAGCCACGCTCCGTTCCGGCCCGTATCTGGGCGGACCCCGGGATCCAAGAAGCCCTCCGGGAAATGGACTTCGGGCAGGTGAGCCGTCTCCTACGGCAACACGCCAAGTTGCGGCAAGACGACCTCGCCCGCCTCACCGGACTCAGCCAGGGCTACCTGTCCCAGCTCGAATCCGGAGCCAGACGTCTGACGCGTCTCGACAAAACCGAGGCGTTCCTGGA
This Streptomyces decoyicus DNA region includes the following protein-coding sequences:
- a CDS encoding adenosylhomocysteinase, which translates into the protein MESPERARLDAFFRRITERFPAAGQTTSLIITHLLPERPAFLRAMARTTTVAAVLPKPKSVTAEALAEVRRTHAVHALTRELFADPTSALEYLEDTAPGRDVILLDIGGYYAPSLHTLVDKFSGRILGIFEDTENGHQRYEALGQLPCPVFSVARSPLKDCEDHLVGRSIVFSTDALVRTRGDILTSRDACVIGFGKVGRSIAQTLRAHDLRVVVYDNDPVKQVQAHAQGFRTTATCTEAIREAGLVLCATGNLALRQSDFAALQNGAYVASVTSSEDELELDALDDLYRRTPTGDQLTRYDVTGHYFYVLANGNAVNFLHGAAVGTYIHLVQAEILAATSALSRGAHDPSLHEMSADDRQAIASAWLDHFAR
- a CDS encoding NAD-dependent epimerase/dehydratase family protein, which translates into the protein MSDSPSAATTSSPRRALVTGASGFIGSHLAHALLQTGTTVIGVDRRDPARDQTAAANMAALHGLPGYMHITADLLTCAIDPLLIDADVIFHLAGIPGVRPSWGPQFSEYVNSNILATQRLMDAATRMHVPRLVVASSSSVYGPTNGGPSVEGDHPRPASPYAVTKLAEEQLCLAHASRTDCPTSVIALRYFTVYGPRQRPDMFTHRALRAAMSGQPLRLYGDGHQRRDFTYIDDAVAATIAAAGAPIDTGIVNVGGGANASLLDVINIANRLAGREIQIHADNARNGDVLTTRADPRRAQAVLGWQPTVDLPTGMRAQMQALTQPAYRKAA
- a CDS encoding aminoglycoside phosphotransferase/kinase family protein, which codes for MSEAHSDPRIQLACQTIGAVSVVADRTLPPHLLQLIDTRGNTYFAKQHRSQARYGQETHAYLRWRRHLRNQAPELVGRQDSTHTLLLTAVSGRSGDALPPGSAEEERAHHHAGAALRTLHHATNRRSTEDMGDELAGRLRSWVARADLAELLSGSERHLLLQTADELAGTCMDSAICHLDYQPRNWRVGDGFWTFDFEHMRRDARLRDFARLEFRHWQAAPQLREAFFTGYGSRPTDTEQRLLERFGAIEAVTALVRGHEQDDVLLSAHGRTVLSQLS
- a CDS encoding histidine phosphatase family protein, which translates into the protein MITTELVFVRHGEARCNVDGRVGGPATCTGLTHLGYLQVQRAAAQLAAEHRGQPFTALYAGPRLRLQQSAHILGHALGLEPLVEPGLDGPVHGEADGKPWHYVKTAANGGPHAHPDQPWATGSDTWNGYLQRAEAFLHDLITRHEGGRLLFAAHGETVLAAHALLLGLGPMTEAGFTVSHASVTRWQHHHNRLGQRRWMLDRHNDTAHLAALAAGATP
- a CDS encoding phosphotransferase produces the protein MTPFYFTKHYETPAKATAAAHNYGWLATHVKPLRQPALTVIGPASLTFEHIDGRHAQEEDLRSLAALLGDAHGAAWTSDLHEARLDVSHEFRDGSLLAGFRSCREVALSKRLEQGFLPDTAALHAMLTLLERSTEGPAAFYKDSNPRNFLITKDGTVFCVDTDDLTLAPFGYDLAKLIATLIMTHGPIEPPDIEAALNSYNHAAARHDAQLGATSRERLGDFLALHAVLTAPYAGRHGYRYGWLHQRPQFQGTS
- a CDS encoding class I SAM-dependent methyltransferase translates to MINNPFLDPGRQGELYGKTARLARRSSALMRAKIAGRPVPETIVQLAQAHRTESDRLPGLVADIGCGRGTSSCVIAEQLKPQRLVGIDASPALLNAARSRAGRYPGTQLAFLQGDFHHLPLPDDSCELAVAAFCLYHSPAPGRAIAEIARTLAAGGLAVLVTKALDSYSDMDALITAAGLDPHADRHESLYATAHGGNLADLAQSAMDVVTVEHEEHRFEFSGLDHAAEYLATNPKYDLAPGLYGNPGALAAALHEWHPDKPISSTSVITYVVARSAGGRT
- a CDS encoding P-loop NTPase family protein; this encodes MKKVAIVGCGGSGKSDLGRKLAEILDAPVTHLDAAFYDDEWNALPMEKFAEVQRGLVAQPTWVIDGNYNSTLQIRLEACDTVVLMDVSTPAALWGIFSRQLRHGAGHKGNGVHNRITWGVINYVATYRRKMRPRVMAKIEEFAAGHAEVVLLTSRQHTRRWLQQVAAKHI
- a CDS encoding glycosyltransferase family protein is translated as MKIGYSFWGFLGNGVMDTPDGGRSHRRPLIDALLGRGHDIVFLQADRDRLEAGDDLGGAYTFDAGIPDIDVLFLEWRWSIEGRNTTACGTQGHTCDLHRQAELLQHYTVRRRTPTVIWDKDRQLREDSIWRRTRNVEVCEAALTPTAGAHRLLFPVADALLDGADPIALASEDRRTPLGYVGNQYDRDDAFDGFFAPAAARFEHQVGGKWTDTARWPHVTFLGRIPFNAVSRLYSSTLATILLLPERYAAVGQMTQRIFEAVLAGCLPLAPDSIRHVERFLPEDLMVRSGDQVIQRIEALQKIAGSHQHAELISECIGRLELFRLSHQVDALETVLAVATAAASPRQGAA